The Microcella sp. genome includes the window GCTCAACGTGACCGTCGACAAGGTCTCGCGCTCTGCTGAGCAGAAGATCGTCGCTGCCGGCGGTTCGATCCAGTAAGCGTCGGGTGGCCCTTCGGGGCCACCCTCGCTTGCGGGTCCGGCCCACTCGGGCCACAGCATCCCTTCGCCGCCGGGCGGGCGGATGCTCATGGTTTTTCTACGGGAGGTCTCGTGTTCAGAGCTATCGGGCGGATCTTCCGCACGCCCGACCTGCGCCGCAAGATTGGCTTCACCCTCGGGATCGTCGCCCTCTTCCGTCTGGGTTCTTTCATTCCCGCGCCGTTCGTCGACTTCCAGAACGTGCAGATCTGCCTCGCGGGCAATCAGGGCGCGACAGGTCTCTACCAGCTCGTCAACCTCTTCAGCGGCGGCGCACTCCTGCAGCTCTCGATCTTCGCGCTCGGCATCATGCCGTACATCACGGCGTCGATCATCACGCAGCTGCTGCGCGTCGTCATCCCGCACTTCGACACTCTTCACAAGGAGGGTCAGGCGGGTCAGGCGAAGCTGACGCAGTACACGCGGTACATGACGATCGCCCTCGCCGTGCTGCAGTCGACGACGCTCATCACGGTCGCTCGTGCCGGCGCGCTCTTCCCGACGACGAGCGGCGTGCCCCAGTGCAGCGACCTCATCACCAACGACTCGTGGTACGCGATCTTGCTCATGGTCATCACCATGACGGCGGGCACCGGTCTCATCATGTGGATGGGCGAGCTCGTCACCGAGCGCGGCATCGGCAACGGCATGTCGCTGCTGATCTTCGTCTCGATCGCTGCGACCTTCCCCTCGGCACTGTGGGCCATCGCGGTCGCCCAGGGCTTCGAGATCTTCCTGCTCGTGCTGGCCCTCGGCCTGCTCGTCATGTCTGCCGTCGTCTTCGTCGAGCAGTCGCAGCGGCGAATCCCCGTGCAGTACGCCAAGCGCATGGTCGGACGCCGCACCTACGGCGGCAACAACACCTACATTCCGATCAAGGTCAACATGGCCGGCGTCGTTCCCGTGATCTTCGCCTCGTCATTGCTCTACCTGCCCGCGCTGATCGCACAGTTCAATCAGCCGGCCGCCGGTGAGACGGCACCCGAGTGGGTCGTCTGGATTCAGAACAACCTCGTGTCGGGTGACAACCCGATCTACATGGTCGTCTACTTCTTGCTCATCGTCGGATTCACCTACTTCTACGTCGCGATCACCTTCAACCCCGAAGAGGTCGCCGACAACATGAAGAAGTACGGCGGCTTCATTCCCGGCATCCGCGCGGGTCGCCCGACGGCCGAGTACCTCGACTACGTGCTCACCCGCGTGACCCTGCCTGGCTCGCTCTACCTGGGTCTTGTGGCACTGCTGCCGCTCATCGCCTTCGCGATGGTCGGCGCGAACCAGAACTTCCCGTTCGGTGGCGCGAGCATCCTGATCATCGTCGGTGTCGGCCTCGAGACCGTCAAGCAGATCGATGCTCAGCTGCAGCAGCGGCACTACGAAGGTTTGCTGCGATGAGTTGCCGCCTGCTGCTCATCGGCCCGCCAGGGGCCGGCAAGGGCACGCAAGCGCAGCGCCTCTCGCAGGCCCTGGGTGTGCCCGCCATCTCGACCGGCGACATCTTCAGAGAGCACTTACGCAACGAGACCGAGTTGGGTCTCAAGGCGAAGGCGTTCATGGATGCCGGCAACAACGTGCCAGACAGCCTGACGAACGACCTCGTGCGCGACCGGCTCTCGCAGCCTGACGCGGCAGACGGCTTCTTGCTCGACGGCTACCCGCGCACAACCGACCAGGTGCGCGCGCTCGACGAGTACCTCGCCGAGCACCACGCAGCGATGGATGCCGTCGTCGAACTCGTCGCCCAGCCCGATGTCGTCGTCGAGCGCCTCAAGCAGCGGGCGCTCGACCAGGGCCGCGCTGACGACGACGAATCGGTCGTGCGCCACCGTTTGGCGGTCTACGCAGAGCAGACGGCTCCGCTCATCGACGTGTATGCCGAGCGCGGTCTGCTCGCGAAGGTCGACGGCATCGGCGAGATCGCCGAGGTCACCGAGCGCATCGAGCGAGAACTCGCCGCGCGCGGCATCCTCTTCACCGCCTGATCGGTTCTCGGCGCCCGACTTGCTGTCAGAGGCCTTTATCACCTAGGCTCGACCCTTGGTGCTTTCGGCACGCCTTCGGCGTGTCTCCATCACTCCCGCCGTGCAGACGGGGGCGACCAGCAGTGGCACCGAATCCGCACGACCAGTAGAGAACCCCACTTACAGCGACGAAGAGGCAATGGCCAAAAAAGACGGTGTCATCGAGATCGAAGGCTCGGTGGTCGAAGCGCTGCCCAACGCGATGTTTCGCGTCGAGCTGACCAACGGCCACAAGGTGCTCGCCCACATCTCGGGCAAGATGCGCCAGCACTACATCCGCATTCTTCCTGAAGACCGCGTGATCGTAGAGCTGAGCCCCTATGACCTGACCCGTGGCCGCATCGTCTACCGCTACAAGTAAGGGTTCGCTGCCGGATAAGGAACGGCCCGGGAAACCACCCGGCGCACGAGGCCAGCGAAAGAAAGTACAGCCATGAAGGTCAACCCCAGCGTCAAGCCCATCTGCGACAAGTGCAAGGTGATCCGCCGTCACGGCAACGTGATGGTCATCTGCGAGAACCCTCGGCACAAGCAACGGCAAGGCTGACTCGAGCCGCAGCTCGACACAGACTCACAACTGAACACACGAATCGGCAGTGCCAGACTCCGCGAGAGCGGATGA containing:
- the secY gene encoding preprotein translocase subunit SecY encodes the protein MFRAIGRIFRTPDLRRKIGFTLGIVALFRLGSFIPAPFVDFQNVQICLAGNQGATGLYQLVNLFSGGALLQLSIFALGIMPYITASIITQLLRVVIPHFDTLHKEGQAGQAKLTQYTRYMTIALAVLQSTTLITVARAGALFPTTSGVPQCSDLITNDSWYAILLMVITMTAGTGLIMWMGELVTERGIGNGMSLLIFVSIAATFPSALWAIAVAQGFEIFLLVLALGLLVMSAVVFVEQSQRRIPVQYAKRMVGRRTYGGNNTYIPIKVNMAGVVPVIFASSLLYLPALIAQFNQPAAGETAPEWVVWIQNNLVSGDNPIYMVVYFLLIVGFTYFYVAITFNPEEVADNMKKYGGFIPGIRAGRPTAEYLDYVLTRVTLPGSLYLGLVALLPLIAFAMVGANQNFPFGGASILIIVGVGLETVKQIDAQLQQRHYEGLLR
- a CDS encoding adenylate kinase, which gives rise to MSCRLLLIGPPGAGKGTQAQRLSQALGVPAISTGDIFREHLRNETELGLKAKAFMDAGNNVPDSLTNDLVRDRLSQPDAADGFLLDGYPRTTDQVRALDEYLAEHHAAMDAVVELVAQPDVVVERLKQRALDQGRADDDESVVRHRLAVYAEQTAPLIDVYAERGLLAKVDGIGEIAEVTERIERELAARGILFTA
- the infA gene encoding translation initiation factor IF-1, which translates into the protein MAKKDGVIEIEGSVVEALPNAMFRVELTNGHKVLAHISGKMRQHYIRILPEDRVIVELSPYDLTRGRIVYRYK
- the rpmJ gene encoding 50S ribosomal protein L36: MKVNPSVKPICDKCKVIRRHGNVMVICENPRHKQRQG